In Romboutsia lituseburensis, a genomic segment contains:
- a CDS encoding dicarboxylate/amino acid:cation symporter produces the protein MKKQLGLTSKIFIGILLGAILGLILKSVPDGTIKNTILLDGLLKVMGSGFINAIKMLVVPLVFISLVCGSSSMGDVKKLGRIGIQTFCFYLVTTAIAISLALVVGKLINPGIGLDMSNLITQKPTIGESKPLVEVILSIIPTNPIQSLANGEMLQIILFSLLLGVSMSVVGKKADPLRKLFESANEVCMKMVSIIMLVAPYGVFALIANTFATTGFDAIFSLLKYMFAVSLALILQVVIVYSGMVKVFTGLKLKPFFKKFAGVAAVTFSTASSNAALPLTIESMEELGVDNSVASFTLPLGATINMDGTAIMQGVACVFIAQLYGIDLGINSFLTIILTATLASVGTAGVPGVGMITLSMVLTSVGLPIEGVGLIMGVDRLLDMARTTINVMGDCACTLVVSNKEGELDKSMYYKEFPQNSKISKIGA, from the coding sequence ATGAAAAAACAATTAGGACTTACTAGTAAAATTTTTATAGGTATCCTTTTAGGAGCTATTTTAGGTTTAATTCTTAAAAGTGTACCTGATGGCACTATTAAAAATACCATCCTTCTAGATGGACTTTTAAAAGTAATGGGTAGCGGCTTTATAAATGCTATAAAGATGCTAGTGGTTCCATTAGTGTTTATATCATTGGTATGTGGCTCGTCTTCTATGGGTGATGTTAAAAAGCTTGGTAGAATAGGAATTCAAACTTTCTGTTTTTATTTAGTTACTACTGCAATTGCTATCTCTTTAGCATTAGTCGTTGGTAAACTAATAAATCCTGGAATTGGTCTTGATATGTCAAATTTAATAACTCAAAAACCTACTATAGGTGAAAGTAAGCCTTTAGTTGAAGTTATTTTAAGTATAATTCCTACAAATCCAATTCAATCATTAGCAAATGGAGAAATGTTACAAATAATACTATTCTCTTTATTGCTTGGTGTATCTATGAGTGTAGTTGGTAAAAAAGCTGACCCATTGAGAAAACTTTTTGAATCTGCTAATGAGGTTTGTATGAAAATGGTAAGTATAATAATGTTAGTAGCTCCTTATGGGGTATTCGCTTTAATAGCTAATACTTTTGCTACTACAGGATTCGATGCTATTTTCTCATTACTTAAATATATGTTTGCAGTTTCTTTAGCATTAATTCTGCAAGTTGTTATTGTTTACTCAGGTATGGTTAAAGTTTTTACTGGACTTAAATTAAAACCATTTTTCAAAAAATTTGCAGGGGTTGCAGCTGTAACTTTCTCTACTGCTTCAAGTAATGCCGCACTTCCTTTAACTATTGAAAGTATGGAAGAATTAGGAGTTGATAATTCAGTAGCTTCTTTTACACTTCCATTAGGTGCTACAATCAATATGGATGGTACTGCTATCATGCAAGGTGTAGCTTGCGTATTTATAGCTCAACTTTACGGAATTGATTTAGGTATAAATTCATTCCTTACAATAATTTTAACTGCTACTTTAGCTTCTGTTGGTACTGCTGGTGTTCCTGGTGTCGGTATGATTACTTTATCTATGGTATTAACTTCTGTCGGACTACCAATAGAAGGTGTTGGCCTTATAATGGGTGTTGATAGACTATTAGATATGGCACGAACTACAATTAATGTTATGGGGGACTGTGCTTGTACTTTAGTGGTAAGTAATAAAGAAGGTGAATTGGATAAATCTATGTACTATAAAGAATTCCCTCAAAACAGTAAAATCAGTAAAATAGGAGCTTAA